In Janthinobacterium sp. J1-1, a single genomic region encodes these proteins:
- a CDS encoding DUF4384 domain-containing protein, whose translation MQRTIIALSLALLMSGVSAQEGYSAKSLFFAEDGAVSTANTGTPAPVPAPAAVPAPAEPVQTAKKKAAVKKTVVASAAKAKPAAQIGTSYFIRIKNIDGTTRDVLASRKFSTGDKFQLGVKVNRPSYVYVLNQAPDGKVTQIYPQPGKDNFIDAMGTVFLPARGAFEFEGPPGTEQLLVYLSAKPLEVAATAKIDGMQPDLVASSGGVSNPSGPACPQPAVTATEWKTVDESQPRLADAGYSAKSIVFAQDSECAAVPASGQGYASKAIVFSEDVQPDTGGHVAAYIVKNLTSKEDGLYLKLQLSHQ comes from the coding sequence ATGCAAAGAACCATCATTGCACTCTCCCTCGCGCTGTTGATGAGCGGTGTTTCGGCCCAGGAGGGCTATAGCGCCAAGTCGCTGTTTTTCGCCGAAGACGGCGCCGTCTCGACGGCCAATACGGGCACGCCGGCCCCGGTCCCGGCGCCGGCTGCGGTCCCGGCACCGGCCGAACCGGTGCAGACGGCAAAGAAGAAAGCCGCCGTCAAGAAGACTGTGGTTGCCTCGGCAGCGAAAGCCAAACCTGCGGCGCAGATCGGCACCAGTTACTTTATCCGTATCAAGAATATCGACGGTACGACGCGCGATGTGCTGGCCAGCCGCAAATTTTCGACCGGAGATAAATTCCAGTTGGGCGTCAAGGTCAATCGTCCGTCCTACGTCTATGTGTTGAACCAGGCGCCGGATGGCAAGGTGACGCAGATTTATCCGCAGCCAGGCAAGGATAATTTCATCGACGCCATGGGCACGGTGTTCTTGCCAGCGCGCGGCGCCTTTGAATTCGAAGGGCCGCCGGGCACCGAGCAATTGCTGGTGTATCTGTCGGCCAAGCCGCTCGAGGTTGCTGCCACGGCGAAGATCGACGGCATGCAGCCCGACCTGGTGGCCAGCAGCGGCGGCGTGAGCAATCCTTCCGGCCCTGCCTGCCCGCAGCCTGCCGTTACCGCCACCGAATGGAAAACCGTCGATGAGTCGCAGCCGCGTCTGGCCGATGCCGGCTACAGCGCCAAGAGCATCGTGTTTGCCCAGGACAGCGAGTGCGCCGCAGTGCCGGCAAGCGGCCAGGGCTATGCTTCGAAAGCGATCGTCTTCAGCGAAGATGTCCAACCCGATACCGGTGGCCATGTGGCGGCCTATATCGTGAAGAACCTGACCAGCAAGGAAGACGGGCTGTACTTGAAGCTTCAGCTGTCGCATCAATAA
- a CDS encoding chloride channel protein: MKHLHDIPSAFKHEFADPRLWWSRAVVVGMAAIAGLVVVGFTWLAEEALELFRFFNAKAWWFTLLWTPLCAAVLVWLTRRYAIGAAGSGIPQVMAALDPSVGAGQRSLYVSLKLSAAKIALTAGGLLGGLSLGREGPSVQIAAGVMLAARRWLPQQSLVSPHSLLVAGGAAGIAAAFNTPLAGVMFAIEELSRSPEQRNSGLIVAGIVLAGMMAVSIHGNATHFGVIHPGPIGLALALPGLLVTLVAGVAGGLFARLLLASTRGNPLGRLSAWRKDRPVLFAAACGLLVAVIGVASHGATFGSGTVATRAMLDGAADVPAAFVAFKYVATWLTVWSGVPAGIFAPSLAIGAGIGHDIALLLHYPHAPALIALGMVGFLAAATQAPLTAFIIVMEMVDGHGMVLSLMACAVVASTVSRVLSEPLYGALAQLQLQRLPRTAQPAAAAPATS, encoded by the coding sequence ATGAAGCACTTGCACGATATTCCTTCTGCCTTCAAGCATGAATTTGCCGACCCGCGCCTGTGGTGGTCGCGCGCGGTGGTGGTCGGCATGGCGGCGATTGCCGGCCTGGTGGTGGTCGGTTTTACCTGGCTGGCGGAAGAAGCGCTCGAGCTGTTTCGCTTTTTTAATGCCAAGGCCTGGTGGTTCACCCTGCTGTGGACGCCGCTGTGCGCCGCCGTGCTGGTGTGGCTGACGCGGCGCTACGCCATCGGCGCGGCCGGCTCCGGCATTCCGCAGGTGATGGCGGCGCTGGACCCGTCGGTGGGTGCCGGACAGCGTTCGCTGTATGTTTCCTTGAAACTGTCGGCCGCCAAGATCGCGCTGACGGCGGGTGGCCTGCTCGGCGGACTCTCGCTGGGCCGCGAGGGGCCATCGGTGCAGATCGCCGCAGGCGTGATGCTGGCCGCGCGCCGCTGGCTGCCGCAGCAGTCGCTGGTGTCGCCGCACTCCCTGCTGGTGGCCGGCGGCGCGGCCGGCATCGCCGCCGCCTTCAATACGCCGCTGGCCGGCGTGATGTTCGCCATCGAAGAATTGTCGCGCTCGCCGGAACAGCGCAACAGCGGCCTGATCGTCGCCGGCATCGTGCTGGCCGGCATGATGGCCGTCTCCATCCACGGCAACGCCACCCACTTCGGCGTGATCCACCCGGGTCCGATCGGCCTGGCGCTGGCCTTGCCCGGCTTGCTGGTGACGTTGGTGGCCGGCGTGGCCGGCGGCCTGTTCGCCCGGCTGCTGCTCGCTTCCACGCGCGGCAATCCATTGGGCAGATTATCGGCCTGGCGCAAGGACCGGCCGGTGCTGTTCGCCGCCGCCTGCGGCTTGCTGGTGGCGGTGATCGGCGTCGCCAGCCATGGCGCCACCTTCGGCAGCGGCACCGTGGCCACGCGCGCCATGCTTGACGGCGCCGCCGACGTGCCGGCCGCCTTTGTCGCCTTCAAATACGTGGCGACCTGGCTGACGGTGTGGTCGGGCGTACCGGCCGGCATTTTTGCCCCGTCGCTGGCGATCGGCGCCGGCATCGGCCACGATATCGCGCTGCTGCTGCACTACCCGCACGCGCCGGCCCTGATCGCGCTGGGCATGGTGGGCTTCCTGGCGGCCGCCACCCAAGCGCCGCTGACGGCATTCATTATTGTGATGGAAATGGTCGACGGCCACGGCATGGTGCTCAGCCTGATGGCCTGCGCGGTGGTCGCCAGCACCGTCTCGCGCGTGCTCAGCGAACCGCTGTACGGGGCGCTGGCGCAATTGCAGCTGCAGCGCCTGCCCAGGACCGCCCAGCCTGCTGCAGCCGCGCCAGCTACATCGTAA
- a CDS encoding caspase family protein encodes MMKSIWRGLMVLAVLLLSGCAANQLPGYQHVYYSYDIPPELLQKIAVKFKQHGLTQASVVRDGVGRVRLAGNYDDEQQVERAFIIAQSIVGLKSTSPIYPENIKVKRWEIDARQASDDFFKQRSARKLAVLTVPQKRALVVGINTFRDSASLKPIQGEDDAKVVAERLRRAGYQVTSLFGEQATKANIESKIAEVGDSLRANDSLFIYVSSHGTPPVPSPAGIDQRRMSIIAVDSGSVDGRKRGKTDYLLHLQETSVSDTLVQQLAQKSSRETRVFIDTCYSGEMLNDIKDESTAFILKANNGRPESEGISMAAWSGEKFTSKAIVFSPEEVAASDKAKRQGVPQKLDRSRSGYTVITATSEGQEALGPKHDVGVFDSPVAPSQKLRGSFFTQAFFAYLEQSQGEIEPAFERAREFTSAKATVLTDGEKQQVPRKYSTFPVKQDNLYL; translated from the coding sequence ATGATGAAATCGATCTGGCGCGGCCTGATGGTCCTCGCGGTGTTGTTGCTCAGCGGTTGTGCCGCCAATCAATTGCCGGGCTATCAGCATGTTTATTATTCATACGATATTCCGCCCGAATTGCTGCAGAAAATTGCGGTCAAATTCAAGCAGCATGGATTGACGCAAGCGTCGGTGGTGCGCGATGGCGTTGGCCGGGTACGCTTGGCTGGCAATTACGACGATGAACAGCAAGTCGAGCGGGCGTTCATCATTGCCCAATCCATCGTCGGCTTGAAATCGACCTCGCCGATCTATCCGGAAAATATCAAGGTCAAGCGCTGGGAAATCGACGCGCGGCAGGCCAGCGACGATTTCTTCAAGCAACGTAGTGCACGCAAGCTGGCGGTGCTGACGGTGCCGCAGAAGCGTGCACTGGTGGTCGGCATCAATACTTTCCGCGACAGCGCCAGCCTGAAGCCGATTCAGGGCGAAGATGATGCGAAAGTCGTTGCCGAGCGCCTGCGCCGCGCCGGGTACCAGGTAACGTCGTTGTTCGGCGAGCAAGCCACCAAGGCCAATATCGAATCGAAGATCGCCGAAGTGGGCGATAGCCTGCGCGCCAATGACAGCCTGTTCATCTATGTATCGAGCCACGGCACGCCGCCCGTTCCGTCGCCGGCCGGTATCGATCAGCGACGCATGTCCATTATTGCCGTCGATTCAGGCAGTGTCGATGGCCGCAAGCGTGGAAAGACGGATTACTTGCTGCATCTGCAGGAAACCTCGGTGTCCGACACCCTGGTACAGCAACTGGCACAAAAGTCCAGCCGCGAAACGCGCGTCTTCATCGACACCTGTTACAGCGGCGAGATGCTGAACGACATCAAGGATGAATCGACCGCCTTCATTCTGAAAGCCAACAATGGCCGACCCGAAAGCGAAGGCATTTCGATGGCAGCCTGGAGTGGTGAAAAATTTACCTCCAAGGCAATTGTCTTCAGCCCCGAGGAAGTGGCCGCCAGCGACAAGGCGAAACGCCAGGGCGTGCCGCAGAAACTCGACCGCAGCCGCAGCGGCTATACCGTGATCACCGCTACCAGCGAAGGGCAGGAGGCACTGGGGCCGAAACATGATGTCGGCGTGTTCGACAGCCCGGTCGCGCCTTCTCAAAAACTCAGGGGATCGTTCTTCACGCAGGCTTTCTTTGCTTATCTGGAACAAAGCCAAGGCGAGATCGAGCCGGCTTTCGAGCGGGCCCGCGAGTTTACCTCCGCCAAGGCCACTGTGCTTACTGATGGCGAAAAACAGCAGGTGCCACGCAAGTACAGCACCTTCCCCGTCAAGCAGGACAATTTGTATCTGTGA
- a CDS encoding tetratricopeptide repeat protein: protein MAKYKCPTLGDCDKANSGEVFERSPGDDLKCPQCATLLELQAGTSGGSGGGNKKVLVAAIAGVLVLGAGAGGYWYLTRPIAAATVIAEAAPALIEAAQTVVEQGKSAVLAPDDQKTKALRIEGDQKLASGDAAGAEAASSKAAANEMLKAAISKMAQGKLDEAEKELGEARLRDQKNVLVSYNMAILRLKQNRTEDALAEFERSFNDGFSYFDQMAQDRDLDTLRKDKRFQELLSRYPVQKS, encoded by the coding sequence ATGGCAAAATACAAATGCCCGACGCTCGGTGATTGCGACAAGGCCAATTCTGGAGAGGTGTTCGAGCGCTCGCCCGGTGATGATTTGAAATGCCCGCAATGCGCAACGCTGCTGGAATTGCAGGCTGGCACTTCGGGTGGCTCTGGTGGCGGCAATAAAAAAGTGCTGGTAGCGGCCATCGCCGGCGTGCTGGTGCTGGGAGCCGGTGCCGGTGGTTACTGGTACCTGACGCGTCCCATCGCTGCGGCAACAGTGATTGCCGAAGCGGCCCCCGCGCTCATCGAGGCTGCGCAAACGGTGGTCGAACAGGGCAAGAGCGCTGTGCTGGCGCCCGATGACCAGAAAACCAAGGCTTTGCGTATCGAAGGCGACCAGAAGCTGGCCAGTGGTGATGCGGCGGGTGCCGAGGCGGCCAGCAGCAAGGCCGCAGCCAATGAAATGCTGAAAGCGGCGATTTCGAAAATGGCGCAAGGCAAGCTGGATGAGGCCGAAAAAGAGCTCGGTGAGGCGCGCTTGCGCGATCAGAAAAATGTACTGGTGTCCTACAACATGGCGATACTGCGCCTGAAGCAGAACCGCACGGAGGACGCGCTGGCTGAGTTCGAACGCAGCTTCAACGATGGCTTCAGCTATTTTGACCAAATGGCGCAAGACCGCGATCTGGATACGCTGCGCAAGGACAAGCGCTTCCAAGAGCTGTTGAGCCGCTATCCGGTGCAAAAATCCTGA
- a CDS encoding TerC family protein, producing MNGLESIASVPMWAGFIAFVLLMLALDLFVFGGNKAHKVSVKEAAIWSLVWVSMAMIFNGGLWWYLNGTVGAEVANQKALEFFSGYLIEKALSVDNVFVFLLIFSAFQVPIQYQRRVLIYGVLGAIVMRAVMILAGAWVVSEFSWVLYLFGAFLLITGVRMLVAADSEPDVANNPVLRFARRHLRVADGDHGEKFMVVKGGLRYVTPLFLVLILIEVTDLIFAVDSIPAIFAITTDPFIVFTSNLFAILGLRALYFLLVDVADRFHLLKFGLAMVLVFIGAKMLIMPWYHVPVEASLVVVAVLIASSCLASVFIAKKEDK from the coding sequence ATGAACGGTTTGGAAAGCATTGCGTCCGTGCCCATGTGGGCCGGTTTTATCGCCTTCGTGCTGTTGATGCTGGCGCTCGATCTGTTTGTCTTCGGCGGCAACAAGGCACACAAGGTGAGCGTCAAGGAAGCGGCGATCTGGTCGCTGGTCTGGGTCAGCATGGCGATGATCTTCAACGGCGGCTTGTGGTGGTACCTGAACGGTACTGTCGGCGCCGAGGTCGCCAACCAGAAGGCGCTGGAGTTTTTCTCCGGCTACCTGATTGAAAAGGCCCTGTCGGTCGATAACGTGTTCGTGTTCCTGCTGATCTTCAGCGCCTTCCAGGTGCCGATCCAGTACCAGCGCCGGGTGTTGATCTACGGCGTGCTGGGCGCGATCGTGATGCGGGCGGTAATGATTTTGGCGGGTGCTTGGGTGGTCAGCGAATTCAGCTGGGTACTGTACCTGTTCGGCGCCTTCCTGTTGATTACCGGTGTGCGCATGCTGGTGGCGGCCGATTCCGAGCCGGACGTGGCGAACAACCCGGTGCTGCGTTTTGCCCGCCGCCACTTGCGGGTGGCTGACGGTGACCATGGCGAGAAGTTCATGGTGGTCAAGGGTGGTTTGCGTTATGTCACGCCGCTGTTCCTGGTGCTGATCCTGATCGAGGTGACGGACCTGATTTTCGCGGTCGATTCGATCCCGGCGATTTTCGCCATCACGACCGACCCGTTCATCGTGTTCACCTCGAACCTGTTTGCGATCCTGGGACTGCGGGCCTTGTACTTCCTGCTGGTGGACGTGGCTGACCGTTTCCACCTGCTCAAGTTTGGCCTGGCGATGGTGCTGGTGTTTATCGGCGCGAAAATGCTGATCATGCCGTGGTACCACGTGCCGGTCGAAGCGTCCTTGGTGGTGGTGGCCGTGCTGATCGCCTCGAGTTGCCTGGCCAGCGTGTTTATCGCCAAGAAAGAAGACAAGTAA
- a CDS encoding tubulin-like doman-containing protein, translating into MSNNHLIVGLGGTGGKIIRQIKKTIERNKDADGVSVSDARFDFLYIDTSSDELDKRDEWKVLGKDIELDRGQVAINTASNIRPVLDDPGSFPGMKGWIEPRAIFDFVKPGIAGAAQRRKLGRMVFAQNAPKFVKAIEERVHDLQAQGKTGVTIHVVCGLAGGTGSGSVVDAVAQIRHQLPEHDKYRILIYAFLPEKNSKRVKDVAGFSNYYANGYAALAELNAMAVGKYHPINLLDGVPMAHDVYFNGCYLINNVNEHGIQFEVESELPTIVAEFIYQKTLNKAWEGLNRAEKGENDIINFETEEDVGKARAKLFLSFGIKRVVVPEQEIKEFLAYGFAEQASRQLMFNNFRQGEGYADEAVEKDWGSEVRKPEVLQSLLLTDAHLTLDTGILDDDIKNSNWKPPQEYWKQIVSRLAPEIKADKVIEETGWIDALNTRLAKVFDDTYRTMGGVRKFYEVKGNARLDMARHIGRHIEKELFGRWKSGTASLLQLRHYTDALVLALDEKQDLFLERIAKMPSVMQGIQQRNTELSVQFNKVGFLGKHLTDKRGGLFADIATQHQDLYIARTALEGMRFATSLLPFVKEQLLTLRGKIDELHQNLAVATDQFNQEQAARLGAADAAYQKRIFDMGAISAILKAMISDEISQAARTQRVRQSLINLAGVEVDSFEKLNRHISLGSIISTLSQESARIVELAHGEIAKNLPPVLHVNIVERLQKQYDANKSGLKQFVQSLYDEAGSTLVFNKTEVDRTVGGASPGVYETVGVFLPACEHQKAFRADLESEFRSQRDSASATTISVGQMPNQIVIMKVTALMPLRYTESLTYLKRHYDGLMADHNESYLLHGEGDGKKLPPLFARTATETQARGMRKPTLLLANLLQMIKQRTNRQSGLPEWVFIAMEDGMPSSKVLSGKSLQDVLETEHPIDLQKAIEKEVARKIDAEYQHIDQKTSLFRQYTELANQCFEAAGQDDQDPQFLALRSLRDPLRTLIRMP; encoded by the coding sequence ATGTCAAATAATCATCTGATCGTCGGTCTCGGCGGTACGGGCGGCAAGATCATTCGCCAGATCAAGAAAACCATCGAACGCAACAAGGACGCCGATGGCGTCAGCGTGTCCGATGCGCGTTTCGATTTTCTTTATATCGACACCTCCAGCGACGAGCTAGACAAGCGCGATGAGTGGAAGGTGCTGGGCAAGGATATCGAACTCGATCGCGGCCAGGTGGCCATCAATACCGCCAGCAATATCCGCCCGGTGCTCGACGATCCCGGTTCGTTCCCCGGCATGAAAGGCTGGATCGAGCCGCGTGCGATCTTCGATTTCGTCAAGCCCGGTATCGCCGGTGCGGCGCAGCGGCGCAAGCTGGGACGCATGGTCTTCGCGCAAAATGCACCGAAGTTCGTCAAGGCGATCGAGGAGCGTGTGCATGACCTGCAAGCGCAGGGCAAGACCGGCGTCACCATCCACGTCGTCTGCGGCCTGGCTGGCGGCACCGGCAGTGGCTCCGTCGTCGATGCGGTAGCACAGATCAGACACCAGTTGCCGGAGCACGATAAATATCGCATCCTGATTTACGCTTTCCTGCCCGAGAAAAATTCGAAGCGCGTCAAGGATGTGGCTGGGTTCTCCAACTATTATGCCAACGGCTATGCCGCGCTGGCCGAACTCAACGCCATGGCGGTCGGCAAGTATCATCCGATCAATCTGCTCGATGGCGTGCCGATGGCGCACGATGTGTATTTCAATGGCTGCTACCTGATCAACAATGTCAACGAACATGGTATCCAGTTCGAGGTGGAGTCCGAGCTGCCGACCATCGTGGCCGAATTCATTTACCAGAAGACCCTGAACAAGGCCTGGGAAGGCCTGAACCGTGCCGAGAAGGGCGAAAACGACATCATCAATTTCGAGACCGAGGAGGACGTCGGCAAGGCGCGCGCCAAGCTGTTCCTGTCGTTCGGCATCAAGCGGGTGGTCGTGCCGGAGCAGGAAATCAAGGAATTTCTCGCCTACGGTTTTGCCGAGCAGGCCAGCCGCCAACTGATGTTCAACAATTTCCGCCAGGGCGAGGGCTATGCCGATGAAGCGGTGGAAAAGGACTGGGGTTCCGAGGTACGCAAGCCCGAAGTGCTGCAAAGCCTGCTGTTGACCGATGCGCATCTGACGCTCGACACCGGCATACTGGACGACGATATCAAGAACAGCAACTGGAAACCGCCGCAGGAATACTGGAAGCAGATCGTCAGTCGCCTGGCGCCTGAAATCAAGGCCGACAAAGTGATCGAAGAGACCGGCTGGATCGATGCGCTCAACACGCGCCTGGCCAAGGTATTCGATGATACCTATCGAACCATGGGCGGGGTACGCAAGTTTTATGAAGTGAAAGGCAATGCACGTCTGGACATGGCACGCCATATCGGCCGGCATATCGAAAAAGAATTGTTCGGGCGGTGGAAATCCGGTACTGCTTCCCTGTTGCAGTTGCGCCATTACACGGATGCACTGGTGCTGGCGCTGGACGAAAAGCAGGACCTCTTCCTGGAACGCATTGCCAAGATGCCAAGCGTCATGCAGGGCATTCAGCAGCGCAATACGGAGCTGTCGGTGCAGTTTAACAAAGTCGGCTTTTTGGGCAAGCACCTGACGGACAAGCGAGGAGGGCTGTTTGCCGATATCGCTACCCAGCATCAGGACCTGTACATTGCCCGCACCGCGCTCGAAGGCATGCGTTTTGCCACGAGCTTGCTGCCTTTCGTGAAAGAGCAGTTGCTGACCTTGCGCGGCAAGATTGACGAACTGCACCAGAACCTGGCGGTGGCCACCGATCAGTTCAACCAGGAACAGGCGGCGCGCCTGGGCGCGGCCGATGCCGCGTATCAGAAACGCATCTTTGACATGGGCGCGATCAGCGCCATTCTGAAGGCGATGATCAGCGATGAAATCAGCCAGGCCGCGCGCACGCAGCGCGTACGCCAGTCCCTGATCAACCTGGCCGGTGTCGAGGTCGATTCTTTCGAGAAACTCAATCGCCATATTTCGCTGGGCAGCATCATTTCCACGCTGTCGCAGGAGTCGGCGCGCATCGTGGAACTGGCGCACGGCGAGATCGCCAAGAACCTGCCACCTGTGTTGCATGTCAATATCGTCGAGCGCCTGCAGAAGCAGTATGACGCCAATAAGAGTGGCCTCAAGCAATTCGTCCAAAGTCTGTACGATGAAGCTGGCAGTACGCTGGTCTTCAACAAGACCGAAGTCGACCGCACGGTTGGCGGTGCCAGTCCCGGCGTGTATGAAACCGTGGGGGTCTTCCTGCCTGCGTGCGAACACCAGAAAGCATTCCGGGCGGACCTGGAAAGCGAGTTCAGGTCGCAGCGCGACTCCGCCTCGGCGACTACCATCAGCGTAGGCCAGATGCCGAACCAGATCGTGATCATGAAGGTCACCGCACTGATGCCGCTCCGCTACACGGAATCGCTGACTTATCTCAAGCGTCATTACGATGGTCTGATGGCTGATCATAACGAATCGTATCTGTTGCATGGCGAAGGCGATGGCAAGAAGCTGCCACCGCTGTTTGCACGTACGGCAACGGAAACCCAGGCGCGCGGCATGCGCAAGCCGACCTTGCTGCTGGCGAACTTGCTGCAGATGATCAAACAGCGCACGAATCGCCAGTCCGGCTTGCCCGAGTGGGTGTTCATTGCAATGGAGGATGGCATGCCATCGTCCAAGGTCCTGTCCGGCAAGAGCTTGCAGGATGTGCTGGAAACCGAGCATCCGATCGACCTGCAGAAAGCCATCGAAAAGGAAGTGGCGCGCAAGATCGACGCGGAATACCAGCATATCGACCAGAAGACGTCGCTGTTCAGGCAATACACCGAGCTGGCAAACCAGTGTTTCGAGGCGGCCGGCCAGGATGACCAGGATCCGCAGTTCCTGGCACTGCGTTCGCTGCGCGATCCACTGCGCACGCTGATACGCATGCCGTAA
- a CDS encoding TerB family tellurite resistance protein, producing the protein MRSYSKNSPQAAGRILALMMIVDGNLASSELQALDRSKILDHIDLDPADFQRLLQDLCDDMLTSTLHGSVQLSNTVIDSLLEEITDPDLRRKLLQTMWKIADADDWLADGEAVLLARAGTAWSSETNFREHATA; encoded by the coding sequence ATGCGTAGCTACTCAAAAAACAGTCCCCAGGCGGCCGGCCGTATTCTGGCCCTGATGATGATCGTCGACGGCAACCTGGCCAGTTCCGAACTGCAAGCGCTGGACCGCAGCAAGATCCTCGACCATATCGACCTGGACCCCGCCGACTTCCAGCGCCTGCTGCAAGACCTGTGCGACGACATGCTGACCTCGACCCTGCACGGCTCGGTACAACTGAGCAATACGGTGATCGACAGCCTGCTGGAAGAAATTACCGATCCGGACCTGCGCCGCAAGCTGCTGCAAACCATGTGGAAGATCGCCGACGCCGACGACTGGCTGGCCGATGGCGAAGCGGTATTGCTGGCGCGTGCCGGTACGGCATGGTCGTCGGAAACCAATTTCCGTGAACACGCAACGGCTTAA
- a CDS encoding MarR family winged helix-turn-helix transcriptional regulator produces MTQDNTSAQAVAGVDDADKARSLALQSLRVVMRAAQRHSMQIEKQCGVSGAQLWVMQEVYDQPGLRIGELAVKMSIHQTTASNLVDALVKKTHLRKARDQPDQRVVTLHLTDTGQAVIAAAPQPARGLLPSALGRLDAASLAQLNSGLAALLAVVAPDDRQAGLQPLAFTM; encoded by the coding sequence GTGACGCAAGACAATACATCCGCGCAAGCGGTGGCTGGAGTGGATGACGCGGACAAGGCGCGCAGCCTGGCGCTGCAAAGCCTGCGCGTGGTGATGCGCGCGGCGCAGCGCCATTCGATGCAGATCGAAAAGCAATGTGGCGTGTCGGGCGCGCAATTGTGGGTAATGCAGGAAGTGTACGACCAGCCAGGCCTGCGCATCGGCGAACTGGCGGTGAAAATGTCGATCCACCAGACCACGGCCAGCAACCTGGTCGATGCGCTGGTGAAAAAAACGCATCTGCGCAAGGCGCGCGACCAGCCCGATCAACGGGTGGTCACCCTGCACCTGACCGACACCGGCCAGGCCGTGATCGCCGCTGCGCCACAGCCGGCGCGCGGCTTGCTGCCCAGTGCGCTGGGCCGGCTCGATGCGGCTAGCCTGGCGCAGCTGAACAGCGGGCTGGCGGCCTTGCTGGCGGTGGTGGCGCCCGACGACCGCCAGGCGGGACTGCAGCCGCTGGCGTTTACGATGTAG
- a CDS encoding YnfA family protein, whose amino-acid sequence MEWAGIARTFGLFTVTAVAELLGCYLPMLWLSNKGGAWLLLPAGISLLVFVWLLTLHPAASGRVYATYGAIYIATALAWLWLVDGVTPAWTDIAGVGLALAGAAVIAMGHKPA is encoded by the coding sequence ATGGAATGGGCCGGAATCGCCCGTACTTTCGGATTGTTTACCGTCACGGCCGTGGCCGAACTGCTGGGCTGCTACCTGCCCATGCTATGGCTGAGCAACAAGGGCGGCGCCTGGCTGTTGCTGCCGGCCGGCATCAGCCTGCTGGTATTCGTGTGGCTGCTGACCCTGCATCCGGCCGCCAGCGGCCGGGTCTACGCCACCTATGGCGCCATCTATATCGCCACCGCGCTGGCATGGCTGTGGCTGGTGGACGGCGTCACGCCGGCCTGGACCGATATTGCCGGCGTAGGCCTGGCGCTGGCGGGCGCCGCCGTGATCGCCATGGGGCACAAACCGGCTTAA
- the nhaR gene encoding transcriptional activator NhaR, which translates to MSTLNFKHLRYFWMVAKTGSIARAAEQLHLTPQSISGQLSEFADTLGVELFRRAGRSLELTDTGRRILSHAEEIFSTGDELLEIVRDQSRTTTTTFRVGCADSVSKLIACRLVEPALGLAEPLRIICREGRLASLLADLAVHRLDLIIADRPMPAHLSVRGFNHLLGESGMTLLGTKALAATLSGDFPRCLHRAPLLLPGEDFAIYARLLQWLSENNLHPRIVGEFDDSAMMNAFGQSGAGLFFAPTVIAHQVCEQYNVVALGRVDSLVEQVYAITTERRLSHPATLAISQSARRDLFV; encoded by the coding sequence ATGTCTACATTGAACTTCAAACACCTGCGGTATTTCTGGATGGTCGCGAAAACCGGCAGCATCGCGCGCGCGGCCGAGCAGCTGCACCTGACGCCGCAATCGATCTCGGGCCAGCTCAGCGAGTTTGCCGATACCCTGGGCGTGGAACTGTTCCGCCGCGCCGGGCGCAGCCTGGAGCTGACCGACACGGGCCGGCGCATATTGAGTCATGCCGAAGAGATCTTCAGCACCGGCGACGAATTGCTGGAAATCGTGCGCGACCAGTCGCGCACCACGACCACCACCTTTCGCGTCGGCTGCGCCGATTCGGTGTCGAAACTGATCGCCTGCCGGCTGGTGGAGCCGGCGCTGGGCCTGGCCGAACCGCTGCGCATCATCTGCCGCGAAGGCAGGCTGGCCAGCCTGCTGGCGGACCTGGCCGTGCACCGGCTCGACCTGATCATCGCCGACCGCCCGATGCCGGCCCACTTGAGCGTGCGCGGCTTTAACCACCTGCTCGGCGAAAGCGGCATGACCCTGCTCGGCACCAAGGCCCTGGCCGCCACCCTCTCCGGCGATTTTCCGCGCTGCCTGCACCGCGCGCCGCTGCTGCTGCCGGGCGAGGACTTCGCCATCTATGCGCGCCTGCTGCAGTGGCTCAGCGAAAACAATCTGCATCCGCGCATCGTCGGCGAATTCGACGACAGCGCCATGATGAACGCCTTCGGTCAGTCCGGCGCCGGCCTGTTCTTCGCCCCCACCGTGATCGCCCACCAGGTCTGCGAGCAATACAATGTGGTGGCGCTGGGCCGGGTCGACAGCCTGGTCGAGCAGGTGTATGCGATCACCACCGAGCGCCGCCTGAGCCACCCGGCCACGCTGGCAATCAGCCAGAGCGCGCGGCGCGACCTGTTCGTCTGA